In Kryptolebias marmoratus isolate JLee-2015 linkage group LG2, ASM164957v2, whole genome shotgun sequence, the genomic stretch AGCAACGTCTGCGTCTTATTCACcacacatcaaacacaaaacgaCAGCAAACTTACGATTCGTCCTTTTTCCAAGAGTGAAAATAAATGGTGTAAAAAAAcgtctaaataaataaacgcagATTGGACATaagacaaaagggaaaaaaaaagaaaagctcaacCCCTCTACCCAACATCATTCTTAAGTTATCCTGCAGTGAAACAtataaaaagtgactttttgGATGGTTTAAAAAACTCCAGATGTGCACCTTGTATACACACAGATAATATTGCTTTTACactaaaaaatgtgaaatatttatctAGAAATTATCCAAAACAATAGAAACAATTtacattgacattttttttttttttgctcacttttttttttttttttatgaaatcacATATTTACCCACAACCCTAGTAAACTAGACAATCCTCACCCCTTTGGCACAATAATCATATTAAtagcaattattattattatatattttaattacaaGACATCTGAATAGGATTGGTCACTCACACATTCAGCGAAGTAACACAGTTTCTCTAGTCGTAACACATATCGGTACTGTATGTTAtagataaaaacatcttttttttactcttttttttttttagctttgttgatatgtaaataaattaactttcatctgaaacaaaacaaaactgtcttgGCATGCCCTTAATATTTACAGAATCACGTTGTCTGAGTTTGTTCTTGCTGGCTACAGTAGAGCACGAATGCCAAACAAAAATCAGACCATGAGCCGCATCAAATGCAGCGGAAAATATGGAAAAGATGACGGGCAACGATTTACCAGCAACAACCCAAAGCACTAATTTTTGCTTTGATTCCGCctggctgatttcttttaaattcgAGTCAAAGATTTGCGTTTCGTGCATCagaacctttttactttttgatttctgggttagttttttttttttcttcttcttttctctgtggCGGGAGCTGACAGAAAGCCGAGGCCTCCTATCTCTAAAACGTCTTCATTCATCGGCGCATTTTTATCTCCCAGAACGACTCAGGAAGTGAAAGAGTTGGCACGTGCAAATACATTCAATTTAAAGGCATACCCAATTCTTACAGAACCCAATGTGCCACTTCAGGTTTTGCAGTTGTTTGGACatctataaaaaacattttttttttatatgaggCAGGCGATTCTCTCTTCCTGCAAAACATCTCCTACAAAAAGCGTTTGAAATATTCTGCTATTGCCGGTAAGCTTTTTTGAGAAACTTTGTCAGGCACGACCACTCAGAGTTCTTTCTCCGATCCAGGAAGTGTGACACAAGGCCAGACCTGACCTTAAAGCAAGGgaacaaaatctgaaaatggGCTGATTCTTGCTGAGAGCGAGCTGAGAGTTTTGACACCGCTCTCATGCTTGTCCAGTCATGACAAAGGGTCCTGGAGTAGCCAGTTAGCTTAgtgaaaacagctgcaaacagcTGCACACATTCAACtcattaaatacaaatttataaCTTTTCTGGTTAATCTATAGAAAAACTACAAGTGTAGAAAATACATTATTTGTTCGTGACTTTCTGGACGTATTGGCAACGAGCTGAGACCCAAAATACGTACCAGGCAAACATGGGAGCAGCATTGATTGTCCTCAGTAACAATAAAGAAGCAACtaacttaaacattttagaagttcataaaaaaaattgattttagaAGTAACAAGgcctcagattttttttgtttttttgtggcaaATATAATTTACACAACAACCACAGTGTTATCTCAGCATTGGCACAGTGTTATTTTTCCTTCACCTACATGCAGGTAGGTTGATAATTTCCATGAATATAGATTTagacaaaatgcaaagaaaaatctCAGTGGATAACAGTTAATAGACTCTTTGGCTGATCTAAACAAACGTTTTCTCAAAACCGAGCAGATTAATGGAGACAAGCCACGACTTGCTCGAAcacaaatgtgtattttaaactataaattcaggttttatttaaccATTTGACATGATTAAGTACTACTAGATTTTTAGggataataaatataaacaaagagacattttcATCATAAACTAATATTCAATATAAtgcctaaaactttaaaaacacgaaggaaaaaaaacctttgctcGCAGTCTCTGATGTTGGTCTCATCTAACTCTCAGCAAGACAGCAAGTTTCCCAAAACAGGGAAGCATTTATATAATGttatgtcagtgtttgtttggcTCTGTGTTGCCAACATTTTGACTGGCTTTGCTGGAtatcagtcattttattttcagtttgctaGTGGGAGAAGTTTTTGTGCCACTGTTTCCGCCCTCTGTTTCAAAAGGACTGCCCCAGACTCGGTGTAAATTTAATTGTAATTTGTTGAATTGAAAGTCACAAAACTTGGACAGCAGAGGACCTTCAGGACACCGAGGAGGAGTCTTTCTCACAGCTTGAATCAATCAATTCAAGTCCACTAACATTCAAGATGACTCCCACTGTAATTATTCCCATTCAAAAAGACTGTCTTTGATGAAACGGGGCTGCTACGTCCCGCTGACACATTGTGTCACGAAAATGCCACGACTGGGATCCAGCTAAGCCGTACAAAATGGACTGTTAAATGTCACACATTTGCGGTAAGCTTTGAGGTCAGATTTCACCCACTGATCTACCTGAGCGGGATCTGAGAACGGAAACGTCGATGATTAAACAAGGCCCGGTCTTGTCAGCcccttgcccccccccccttttttctcAAGTTACAGACAGAAAGCTACAAAAAAGATTTGGTCCCAACCGCTTCAGGAATCATCATGTAGAAAATGTACATTCAAACTTTTGACAAAATTTACTGGAAGAGTAGAAAACACGGAAAAGGAAAGCCGCACGAGAAAGAGGGACGACGGCAAAGTTACGTGGTGGGAGCGGATCGAAgacgaaataaaaaaaaaaaagatgccgAATTTGTCACAAAGTTACAGCAACATACAGCTTTCGTATGTTAACACCGTTCCCACAATGCACTTTTGTCAGAAGGATGTTGGATTTTACCACTGAAGAAAAATCCATGACCTCTCTTAtagttagtgtttttttccccccacaccTTATTTGTATGGGTGTGATCACACttctgtgttgttgtgtgtgcaCCTATGAGCAAATATATACTATATGTGCCCTTAATCACCTCTGTTCAGTTTCTATAGGCTGAAGGAGACACGCTCCGCTGTCGTATCCCCATCACGTCCctgctttttcaaaaatacacTCACACCCACTAATGCACGCACACACTTTCTCTAATTAGTTGACAGCCGAGTTACCTTAAGGCCACTAGCTCCATCTGATTGATACTGAATAGACTTAAACTGTCAGGAATGATCTCTGCTGTTACTGATGCCAAAACAGCTCAGAGTCAGAGCGGCCATCTTAATTCATCACTTGTGAGAGACAGCAAGAAAATACGACACTGGCAAGCCTCTTATACTTGTGTCTCactgtaaacatgtaaacacaaacacagcttggTGTCTTCACCAGGCAGCCCTCTACTTTTACTCTGGTTTTTACTCCAAACAATGATGAATGGATTTCAGTCTCATCTGTCCGCTTTCCTCTCGTCTTTACTCATTTTGACTGCCTCACAGTGAGGATGAGCTCTGACTGTAGTTTCTGAGTGTCAGTCTGGTGTACCTGGGCGACGGGGGGGACGGGGGAGGATGGGAGGGGACTGGGGGGACGTACAGACCCGTCTCTGAGATCTGGGAACTACTGCTGGATGCCAGAGAGTCACGGAAGGGCGACGGAGGAGTTAAAGCGAtgagctcctcctccagctccgcCCTCATCAGCGGGGAGTCGGTGAGGCAGGTGGCCAGGTTTCCTCGCATGGGGGAGAGGGATGGGGAGGCGTGAGGGTGAGGGGGCGGCAGGGGGTAAGGGGAACGAGGGAGAGGGTGAGCGAGACAGCTGCCCCGGCTGGCCTCGACGTGGGGGAGGGGCTGGACGTCAGCGTAGGTGGTGAGGGTCGGGGGCATCTGGATCTCACGGGGTAACAGGTAGGGGTCATGGGGATGAGGAGAGGGCGGCGTGTGTTTTTGCGTGTGCGAGTGCGAAGGAGAGGAGCAGAGCATCATACTGTTGAGCTCGGAGATGTTGGCAGTGAAGCGGTTCACCACACAGCTGATCTGATCCATCAGTGAGCTCTGTGGCACTGCAACGCAGTCGTCCACGACGACCAGGCGGCCGTCGCTCCCAGCTGCAGCGGAACCGCTGCTGGAAGGCCCGCAGCTGCTGgcgccgctgccgccgctgcaGATGCTGCTGGAGTACTGAGGCGCAGCGGCCATCTGAGGCTCCTCCCCTAAGCTCGTGCCGATTCTCTGGCTGACAGTGCTGATCGGTGACGGCGTCTGCGGCCGGTATGTAATCGAGTAGTGCTCTTCGGCTTCCGACAGCTCGTACAGGGTTTTATCCACGGCGCTGTCGGGATGAGTGGGCAGCGAGGACATGGAGGGGAGCGACGGCAGAGGTACATGCGGCGGCAGGTCGGCCCCGCTACAGTACCGCTCCTCAGAGGTTTTGGAGAAGGGCTTAATAACTGCAGTCTGATTGTTCTCCTTTTTCTTGATGTGGAAGGACAGCCGCTGCCACAGGTGGTTGCCATGTGAACTGCTGCGCTCTGTCTGGGCCCAAGAAACAGATTTGCCATTGGAGCTGCCGAAGAGcacgaaaacagaaaacagaaaggagAGGGGGGTTGTTAAGAGCTGGGAGGTAGATTAAGAAATTCAACACTCTTTATTATCATTCTGTGACTAAATAGTAATCATGCTAAGTaatgaatatatttaaataaaaacatttccctGGAACCTTGACTCAATCAGCCTTGACTTCTTGTCATTACTTTTTGTTCCTAGTCTAGCTATATccaatcttatttttattttttttctttaattgtccACAATGTATTGGCTTTTTAACCTCTGCTGATTCTGTAAAGAGCTTTATAGGTTTTCATTCACCCGTTCACACACACTGCCTTCTACTATATATTTTTACACCATATACAGGACTTTTATGTCTCACTCATACACGTATGTGTATCGGGGGCAGCAGGGGGTTCAGTGTGTTGCCCGAGGACATTTTGGCTGGGGATTGAACCCCTAACCCTTCAAGTGAAAGACCCTTGCAAGCTTTTATTCTCCCAACCTTTCACTGCTTCACCTCAGCCACAAAGCTCTGTCCCTTGTTGCCCCTCCATCCTTTTGTCAGGTTAATTAGTGTGATTAATTCATAGTGGAAGTCCTGATTAAACCTCACACCATCATGATTGGGGGTAAAAGGACTGGAATTGCCCTGGTGAGTGACATACCCGCACATCCATATGTTAAATGTGTCAATTATAATCTGCAGATAAGACGCTCTGTGATCACCTCATCAGAACCCCTACAGACACATGTTGCACATACGAAATCAGTGCTGGACGGATAGTTTCTTCCAATAAATCGTATTCATCTCGGAGACTGATTTTAAGGTCTGGGGAAGGTAAGCTACGCTTTTATCAGTAGTTCAAACATTTGACTCAAACATgggtcaaacattttattacttcaAAAAGTTTCTTTTCCCTCAAGTCTGCCTGATTCATCTCGGTCTGTGCCTGCTCAGTCTGCACTGACAATGACAGCATCTCAAACACAACCGCTTCCAGCCCCTCGCTGAAGAGATGGACAGCCCTGCCTATTACCACCACCCACAGAGGACGGTAGGACCAAAGAGACAGAGCGGGGAAGGCAGGAATGAGGGGAACAAAGACTGAAACACTCCTGCTGAAACActcctgacatttttttttttttttttatgaggatGACTGAAATCTTGCTAGCCAAGCAGGGTGAGCTGGAGCAACCTGCTGACAAATGAAAATGTGCTCCTGTCTTTTCTCTCGGACAAGAGGCTATGCGTCACTCCTTTTGAGTGCTTTGATCGGTTCCCTGTCACCGTGGATAACAGTGGATAGCCTGAAAAGTGGGGTGCAAGAGCTATAATGTCCTCCCTTTTTTTACACTACTTCTTTGGTCCTTTTATTTGACATCACTTCAGCCCTTCATTTCTCTCTCCATTCATCTCTTTCATTTTGTGTATTCCTCTTTTTCACGCCATGTTCTCCTGCCTCTCCTCCTTTGTCATGTCTCCATTAGGCAGTTTTCTACAGTTCACGTTgggatcagaaaaaaaaagtcaagtagATTCAAGGGAATACAGATAATAAATCtctcaaaatgttcaaacacaAAGAGACCATAACTGCCTTCTTAAGAGGGGCCATTACAGAAATTGGTCTTGGACTGTAACTCATGAGTAACCGGGCATTAACCTGGGCTCCAAGCCTCTAGGGGAAACACAGTCGGCACTCACACACAGATATACCTGAGTGTCTCTGCAGTCGAGCCTCTGCGTTTCCACAGGTTAACCAGGCTGGAAGAACGGCTGGCAGCCGAAGACGATTTGCCGTCGCCCACGTGCATGCGCACCACCGTGCTCGTGGTAAAGGCACTGCGCACGTTTCGCTCCGGTTTGGCCAGAATGATGTACACCTGATATTAGATAAATATGGTTTAGtagtcaggaaaaaaataacagggCAATTTAATGTCATCTGTTCGAACAAAACTCTCTTTTTAcccttttaattaaaaaaattgattaCCCTTGTGGCTTACGTTTTGAAAGCAGAACTAAATAATAAAGCCAATTctcaaaagcagcagcagcaattaAATGTTCTGACCAACTGCATTCCCTGTTTAAAGTAAGGTCTAAGTTTCACAGATATATTCAAAGCTCACACTTTTGACTatcagttctgcttttttatccTAAGACGGTCAAAACAGTAGAAACTTGGTTACATTTTGTGTAAATAGACCTAACTACtaaagaaaatatcaaataaaaataattaaagcagtTTCTGAAACAGAACTGCAGTTATTTGAGGGTTGTTATATATTCTGTTCTGATTGGGATTACAGCCAAACTAGCTTTAAGGTTTCCTCCTATTCAAGACTGTTTACCACTTGAAATCCCTTCAGAAATGGGTGCACTTAGTCGCTTAAAGTAGAGGCCGTGGGAAAAGATCGGAACAATAAAAAGGAGAACTTCAATCTTACCTTGGGTACAAACATGCAGCATAAAGCCACAGTGGCACTGAGGCTGACACTGAAGCACATGGTGATGATTTTGTAGTTGGAGCCAAAGTAGATGGGCACAAAAGCCAGCCAAATGATGCAGGTCGTGTACATGGTAAAAGCAATGTACTTGGCCTCGTTAAAATTAGCAGGAACGTTGCGAGTCTGCGAGAAAGAGGGAGACGGTGTAAAACGGCAAGACAAGAATTAGTAAATATTGCCACAACTCCTCcgttttcttcagctgttttgtttattctccCTCAAATTAGGAGAATGGAGCAAATAAAGTCCTTGTTAGCTTGTGAGAACAGACCACACAGTCAGGAGAAATGCTTACACAATCACTTGAAACTGCTTTGGCATCGCAGGTATAATCTCATGGCTAACTTAAGCTGACTGTGTAAGTGTGACAGGTGAAACACAGGGgcaataaacccaaaccaccTGAGTCACGTCGATGTCCTCAGCTGCTGTGTTCAAAATGCTACTTGATATGTTTAATGCTGCATCTCTGTTCGTACCTCAGCTCTCACACTGAAAATCAATGTCTGCACGGCCACAAGTAATCAAACTCCTACTTTATTATGTGGATGATGCAACAGATCTTAATTTGATGCAGGTCCAACATTTTAGAAAAGCAAACATTCACAGTGAGgtctaaaataaaagcttaaatctTTACATTACCAAAATACACATAAGATACTCGCACAGTACTAAACTGTCATTCTCAGAAATAAACATGCAACTATTTCACTTTAAGTGTAAGTTTAAcattaaactaataaatgaGGTTTTGTAATTAGTTTTTGAGACCATAAAAGGGtcaacaaaaaagtgaaaataagcAACTTTCATGAACTTCTTCTCAACTGAACCTTTTATAACACGCAACCACAGGAGTGCCTCCTGCTGCACACAGAAAGGTTTCAGCAGCTTCTGCAGTGGCTTAGTTTTTCAGCCACAGGGGCCGTCACTGTCTTTTAAATGCAGCCTTtcttttctacaaaataaaaatgttggagTTTGGGTAATATAACATCAATCAACACATTGGCCATTTTTCTGGTTGTGATTAGGGCTGACAAAATTCACTGAATAATTCAGATAAGTAAATTACAAAAAGTTATCTGTGAAAAACCTTGGATTTGACGCCCAGGACAGGTGGTTAGAGTTTCACCAGAACAGTTCTTACGGTTACACAACCTTCGTTTACTGGTTTAGATGTGGCTTGtgatgaaaacagacaaaaggatgaaaaatattaatgttttaaaatcgtATTTAACAGGGATCAGCTGCTTGTGTTGTTTGACAGTGACAAACTTGCATTAGCTATTATTTTGTGTAATAGTTGACCAAGAAGAACATTAATTTTATTGGATTTTGCTATAAAGTGTTTGCAAATGCAGGGAAATGCTTCAGCATAGCACATACGTACATGTCCAATTACTGATAGATTAATAGATCCAATGACGGATTATTGAAGCATTAGTAGGCACAGCCATAGTTCTATCATTTAAGTCACACTCAGCAATGTGTTTTGTAGAAAAATGTCACGTTACTTCAAGCTTCCAGATATTCAGGCAATTAGGAACAGCGCTGTAGTtacaaatattcaaattttGTACCTTGAAGGCATAGAAGGTGCAGCTGAGGATGAGCAGGCCATTGTATCCCAGGGGGGCAACCACTCCGAGGTTAGTGGTGTTGCAAATGAGATTGACCTGGCGGATACTGGGATAGTCATGGATCACCTGTATGTGATGAGTGGACGTGACACGGCAAAAAGTCAAAGGTTTGAGAAAACCATTGGTACAAACATTGTTTCAGTAACTGATCAACTGTAAAGGGAAACTGCAGTGAAGAAACAACAGATGTGGCTGATAAATCAAtgagaaaacaatgaaatattgtattttttaaactgccAACTTTAGATGCTTAATATTGAGTTTGGTAGACTTTAATACAACATCACAGCGAAATGAACTAAGTTACCtaaaaaaacttcaacaaaaatCCTCAGAGTTCCTAAAAGTGTAACTGATTTGTAAAGTACGACTATGTATTTGTCAAATGCTCTTAAATTATGCTGTTTTCTCTTCAATGTACCTTAAGATATCTTTGTTTATTACCTTTCAAATGATACCAGCCTTATCTGAAGTGTCAAACAAAGAGCTTACCTCTGGTGGCTCCATAAGAAAAAGAGCCACAATGATGCCCAGCTGCAGCAGTATGAGGAGGAAGGCAATGATAAGCTGAGCACAGGCGGACATGAAGCGAGGTTTCTTTGTACAGATCTTCTTCTTGCTTCCTGCCAGGATCCGAGCGATGCGGTTTGTCTGGAGTCAGATACAAATCATCATTAGGACAAACTACATTTACTAAACACCATCTATTTTTAGCTATTTGCTTCTGTATTTCTACCCTGCAGTCACTGCAGTTATTAtgttattatattattataatgaaaaaaagactgatttcCAATGAGAACATTACTGCAGTTTCATCCCATCTTTCCTTCTCTCATTAACTCATTTAGTTCTCACCTTGGTGACAAGTGCAGAGTAACTCATGGCGGGTGACAGGCCGATTCCCAGGCGCTGGAGGTAGCAGAGGACGACATGGGGCTTTGCGATGAGACTAAAGGTGCACAGGTATCCCAGGCAGATCCCCGCCAGAATGATGTAACACAGCTCCCTGCTGGAGGACTTCACAACAGGGGTGTCCCgaaaactgaacacacacataaaacaggagagagtttcattagtgaagacataaaataaaatgccaacAAGAACTTCAACACAGGAAACCGGAAAGCAATTTGCTACCGGATGAAGACTGCGGTGACAAAGAACGTGGCCATCAGACCGAGGCAGGCAAAGACCACAGCAGCGATGGGTTCAGGGTCTCCCCACCGCAGGTACTCCACCGGGATCGCGTCACAACCTGGGGGTGAAAGgtgtaaatgtgtgaaaatggcCAAAACTCTGGAAAACCCTTGTTTCAATGTAAGGGAAGTTAAGAAACTgaatcatttagatttttttttggttaaggCTCGGACACTTTTGACATTTAGCAGTAGATTTActtattttgttcttcttctcactgttttattctgctcttatccttttttttttttacatcacttcAACTTCAGCACACAAAGGCTTCCAGTGTtcagcaaaacaagaaaacagataaaGGTTGGAGCATACGCTCAATAATTATTTGGCTGACCAGCTGCTGACTGTCTGAAGCAGAAGGCTGCGTGTGCTAACAGCTTGTCGTTAAAATGCTAtgaatttagtttagttatacACAAGTTAGAAGAAGCAGGACTGAACAGAGGTTCTGTGTATTTTAGGCTGTTAGTGCTCCTTTTTTGtacaaatgtaaaacagcaCTACTTCTTAAGAAAGAAAGGCTGGTATTCTACAACAAATTATGAAATCTACTCATTAAATTCTTCTTCCTCCATTTGTGTCTCTACTCCTCCCGAAATACCCCATCAATTATTCAGCTCCTTTTACATCTCCCTAATATCTCCCTTATCTCTCCACATCCTTTTCCGTCCTACCTTGTCCCCTAATTCTCACTCCTCCATCTCTGTCTTCTTCATTGGTAATAAGATAAGGTGTCATtaattaaagggacagttccAATTATCTCCCACCTTAACACTGGTAGAAGTTATCTGCCTGCTTTTCCAGACACCGACTTTTGTCTTGAACCCCCTCCCCAGCTTTTCTATTGCGCCAGAAAGATGCGCACGTGTCACAAGCCTGTTAGTTGAGCACAGCATTATGAACAGAGAAAATGAGCCAGAGCAGTCATTATAGATTTGAGAGCTTTAACACTGCCAGCAAAGTTTATTAAATCAGTGATGTGATTAGGCCTACAGGAATAaacacagccttttttttttttttgccaagagGACAGAACAGAGAAACAGCGATATAATGTCTGCCAGCAGCTTTCTGCACACCTCCATTTAAAGTGCACTTAAATATAATTCTTTTAAGTCCTATTCTAACACGCACCATCTAAAAATCAGTGGGCGGTTAACTTTATACTGAGAAACAATATGAGATTACAGCTCATATAGAAATCTGTCAAAAAGGAGCAgcttcagaaataaaatcctACATGTAAATTTGTTTTCCAGCCTCAGAATAAATTTGGAACAAGAAAGTGATAATGGTCTCCTCAATATTTGATCACAGACACTTTTATGTGACAAGAATTACAGCGACTGTAAGACTGCGTGGGAGGGGGAAAGGACCACCTACACATAAAACTGTAAGGTGGGAGGAAAACTCAGACGCTTCCTGagaatttaactttaaatagtACTGTCTACATAACTCCTAATGGTTGGCATAACATCCCAGCtccatgtttgtctttgtgggCTTTCCCAGAGCAGTAAAAAGAGACATTGGCTACGTAAGTAATTAAATTCTTAATTGGTTCATGGAACAAAGAGGAAACTGTGTACTGCGGGGTTTGACTATAAACCAAATTAgtgcattaaaagaaaaagaaactgtctAAAGGGTTGGTGATATAAAACTCAATCAAATATCCCCAGACTCAAACTTTATTGATCACTGAAGAGGTTCAAATCCCGTAGCTAATCCTCCTGCTTTCAGCTCCTTTCACTGTCCCTGGCTTCTTCTCATGTCAGAGCCTCCATTCATGTCCAACTCTCTGTTAGACTCACTTTTTCCCCTAATTCATGCCTCCAAGTTCCATTTCTTtggtcattcttttttttttttttctactgctGTCTGTAAAGCCATCCtccacctttttttcccccccttac encodes the following:
- the grm5b gene encoding metabotropic glutamate receptor 5b; protein product: MRIWLLLVLSIWVRPDHADAAGLNERRVVAHMPGDIIIGALFSVHHQPPADKVHERKCGAVREQYGIQRVEAMMHTLDRINADQQILPNITLGCEIRDSCWHSSVALEQSIEFIRDSLVSSDEAEEWGGMSSWGGGGGGGGGGGGATMKCADPAATPMRGKKPIVGLIGPGSSSVAIQVQNLLQLFNIPQIAYSATSMDLSDKSLFKYFMRVVPSDAQQARAMVDIVKRYNWSYVSAIHTEGNYGESGMEAFKDMAAKEGICIAHSGKIWSNAGEQSFDRLLERLRAHLPKARVVACFCEGMTVRNILMAMRRQGLVGEFLLVGSDGWADRYDVTDGYVREAAGGITIKLQSADVKWFDDYYLKLRPENNNRNPWFPEFWQHRFHCRLKGHPQESIKYNRTCGKRESLRQQYAQDTKMGFVINAIYSMAYGLHNMQRSLCPGYQGLCDAMRPIDGATLLDFLMKTNFTGVSGEGILFDENGDSPGRYEIMNFKKMGKDYYDYINVGSWDNSGLKIDDDEIWPSKDVIIKSVCSEPCDKGQIKVIRKGEVSCCWTCTPCKENEFVFDEYTCRACELGSWPNDELTGCDAIPVEYLRWGDPEPIAAVVFACLGLMATFFVTAVFIRFRDTPVVKSSSRELCYIILAGICLGYLCTFSLIAKPHVVLCYLQRLGIGLSPAMSYSALVTKTNRIARILAGSKKKICTKKPRFMSACAQLIIAFLLILLQLGIIVALFLMEPPEVIHDYPSIRQVNLICNTTNLGVVAPLGYNGLLILSCTFYAFKTRNVPANFNEAKYIAFTMYTTCIIWLAFVPIYFGSNYKIITMCFSVSLSATVALCCMFVPKVYIILAKPERNVRSAFTTSTVVRMHVGDGKSSSAASRSSSLVNLWKRRGSTAETLSSNGKSVSWAQTERSSSHGNHLWQRLSFHIKKKENNQTAVIKPFSKTSEERYCSGADLPPHVPLPSLPSMSSLPTHPDSAVDKTLYELSEAEEHYSITYRPQTPSPISTVSQRIGTSLGEEPQMAAAPQYSSSICSGGSGASSCGPSSSGSAAAGSDGRLVVVDDCVAVPQSSLMDQISCVVNRFTANISELNSMMLCSSPSHSHTQKHTPPSPHPHDPYLLPREIQMPPTLTTYADVQPLPHVEASRGSCLAHPLPRSPYPLPPPHPHASPSLSPMRGNLATCLTDSPLMRAELEEELIALTPPSPFRDSLASSSSSQISETGLYVPPVPSHPPPSPPSPRYTRLTLRNYSQSSSSL